The Amycolatopsis sp. QT-25 genomic sequence AGGTCACGTGCTCGGAAACCCGTACGATCCCGACTGCCCCACCCGCGCGCTGCTCGATCGCATCGGTGATCAGTGGACCGTGCTCATCATCGGCGTGCTCGGTGACGGCCCGCTCCGGTTCACCGAGATCGGCAAACGGGTGCGCGGCATTTCGCAGAAAGTCCTCACTCAGACGCTCCGCAGCCTCGTCCGCGACGGCATCCTGACGCGCACCGCGTACCCGGAGATCCCGCCGCACGTCGAGTACGAGCTGACCGCCCTCGGTCGCAACCTCGCCGAACCGCTCGACATGCTCGACAAATGGGCTCGCGTGCACATGGGTGAGGTCCTGGACGCCCGCAAGACCTACGACGGGCAGCTCACCGCTTGAGCAGGCCGGTCTCGTGCGACGGCAGACCCCCTGGGGCCGGTTCGCGCAGTCCGGTTCGACCGGCATCCGCGACAGGTAGCTCTCCACCGTCGCCTCGGCGAGGTGCGGCCGAGCCGCGATGTCCGGTTTGGACAGTCCTTCGCCGAGGCGGGCCGAGACATCCGTCAGCCGACATCGCCACCAGCCGTTGCGCGCCCTGGCCTCGGCCGCGTCTCATCCGGCTGGGGCCGAGCCGAACAGCCGATCGAGGTAGTAGTCCACAGTAGACAGTGCCTCGTCCGGGGTGCGGTGCTTCATCACGATGTTGGTGCCCTGTGAATCGGCGAGTGCCCAGAGGATCGCGGACTCGTGCATCGGGTCGGCGGACTTGTCGACATCGCCCGCGTCCTGTCCCTGCCGGATCAAAAGGGCGAGCAGGTCGAACAACTGAGGGACACCGTCGGTGAACGCGGCCGCGAAGGCGGGGTCCGAGATCGCGCGGATGAAGAACGCGACGCCCATCAGCCAGTCGCCGCGCCTGCGCTCGTCGAGCGGCAGGATCTCGGTCATGATCGCGCGGATGACGGCTTTGGGCGTCGACGGCAGTTCTCCGGCCGCCAACTGGGCTTTGATGCGCGCTTCGTACACCTGGGAGCGGCGTTCGACGGCGAACAGCAGCATCTCGTCCTTGGTCTTGAAGTAGTGCTGCACCAAACCCATCGACATGCCCGCTTCGGCGGCGACATGCCGGAGGCTGACTCCCTCCAGGCCCCGGGTGGCCGTCAGCCGGGTCAGCGCCTCGGCGATCTCCGCCCGCCGCGCGACGTGATCCACCTGCTTCGGCACTTCACCATCCGTTTCGCTGTTTGCCATGCGATCGCATTGCCACTACGGTCCCATGTTATTACGATGCGATCGCATTGTAAACGATCTCGGGGGTGAACTCGGTGGAAACCGATCGAGGGAAGGTGCGGTTGAGGCCGCCGCGGAACGTGCTGGATCAGCGGGTCGTGGGCTGGTGGCGCCTGCAGGGAACGCTTTTCTGGGCAACCCCGGTGCTGGTGCTGGTGGTGCTCGGGCTGCTCGTCACGCCCGCGCGGTTCTGGCTGCTGACACCGGCGGCGGTGTTCGCGGTGGTGGGGCTGGTCTGGGTGATGGCGATGCCGCTGTGGTGGTTCAAGGTGCATCGCTGGGAGGTCACGGAGACGGCGGTGTACGCGCGCTCCGGGTTCTTCTGGCAGGAATGGCGCGTCGCGCCGATGTCGCGGATCCAGACCGTGGACACCCTGCGCGGTCCGCTGCAGCAACTGTTCAAGCTCGCCACCGTCACGGTCACCACGGCGTCGGCGCGGGGCGCGGTCAAGATCCGCGGGCTCGACCACGAACTGGCCGCGAGCCTGGCGGAGCAGCTCACCGAAACGACGCAGGCGACGCCGGGGGACGCGACATGACTTCGGGCGAGTTCGAGGACTGGAGCACACTCGACAGACGGACGCTCGCCGTCACCGCACTGACCATGACGGGCGCGGCCGTCGGTGCCGCGATCCCGACCACGCTCGCGATCGTGGGTGGCGGAGGACGGCTCTGGGTCGCGTTCGCCTGGGTCGTCGCGGGCGGGGTGCTTCTCGTCGGCGGTGGCGTGCTGG encodes the following:
- a CDS encoding helix-turn-helix domain-containing protein, which produces MLGNPYDPDCPTRALLDRIGDQWTVLIIGVLGDGPLRFTEIGKRVRGISQKVLTQTLRSLVRDGILTRTAYPEIPPHVEYELTALGRNLAEPLDMLDKWARVHMGEVLDARKTYDGQLTA
- a CDS encoding TetR/AcrR family transcriptional regulator — protein: MANSETDGEVPKQVDHVARRAEIAEALTRLTATRGLEGVSLRHVAAEAGMSMGLVQHYFKTKDEMLLFAVERRSQVYEARIKAQLAAGELPSTPKAVIRAIMTEILPLDERRRGDWLMGVAFFIRAISDPAFAAAFTDGVPQLFDLLALLIRQGQDAGDVDKSADPMHESAILWALADSQGTNIVMKHRTPDEALSTVDYYLDRLFGSAPAG
- a CDS encoding PH domain-containing protein; the protein is MNSVETDRGKVRLRPPRNVLDQRVVGWWRLQGTLFWATPVLVLVVLGLLVTPARFWLLTPAAVFAVVGLVWVMAMPLWWFKVHRWEVTETAVYARSGFFWQEWRVAPMSRIQTVDTLRGPLQQLFKLATVTVTTASARGAVKIRGLDHELAASLAEQLTETTQATPGDAT